A genomic region of Mycobacterium sp. Aquia_213 contains the following coding sequences:
- a CDS encoding GMC family oxidoreductase, producing the protein MTADLKQHYDFVVCGAGSSGSVVARRLAEAPGVTVLLLEAGGSDEVRSVTQASQWQTNLGGETDWAFPAEPNHHLNGRSLVLSMGKVLGGGSSINAMTWARGHKADWDSFAAASGSNAWNYESVLDLYRRIEDWQGAPDDRRGSGGPVRVEPKRDPHPLTPALLEAARSLGVVPFDNPNGKMMEGKGGVAIVDLCTRGDKRASIFRAFTYPYMDRPNLTVLPNAFVRRVIIERHRAIGVEVRYRNQLRQFLAGTEVVLSMGAIHTPKTLMLSGIGDEHQLRPFGLPLKQHLPGVGRNFQDHPAISCLWERSNDEPIHYTGDTALFWPSEAGADEPDLFACQGALLIGSMENIARFGLPDAGWGFFGGLSHPKSRGRVQLTGSDPDRPVKVVHNALSDPDDLRLIAKCVEQLREIGNSELLRPFTRREVMPGDLKGDDLLSYLRNGGLTYWHYVGSAKMGRDAFAVVDGTLKVYGVENLRVADGSIMPRITAANTMAPCVVIGERAAAEIIAEHRLSEPAAKSSA; encoded by the coding sequence CTGACCGCCGACCTCAAGCAGCACTACGACTTCGTGGTTTGCGGTGCGGGATCATCCGGCTCGGTCGTTGCCCGGCGGCTGGCGGAAGCCCCCGGGGTCACTGTGTTGTTGCTGGAGGCGGGCGGCAGTGACGAGGTTCGCAGTGTCACCCAGGCGAGTCAATGGCAGACAAACCTTGGCGGCGAGACGGATTGGGCGTTTCCGGCCGAACCGAATCACCATCTCAATGGCCGCTCGCTGGTGCTGTCCATGGGCAAAGTTCTGGGTGGCGGGTCGAGCATCAACGCAATGACGTGGGCCCGGGGGCACAAGGCGGATTGGGATTCCTTCGCGGCTGCGTCGGGTAGCAACGCCTGGAACTACGAATCGGTACTGGATCTCTACCGGCGCATCGAAGATTGGCAGGGCGCCCCCGATGATCGCCGGGGCAGCGGCGGGCCCGTCCGGGTGGAACCGAAGCGCGATCCCCATCCCCTCACCCCGGCATTGCTGGAAGCCGCCAGATCTCTGGGCGTGGTTCCATTTGACAACCCGAACGGAAAGATGATGGAGGGCAAGGGCGGTGTGGCGATTGTGGATCTCTGCACTCGCGGGGACAAGCGCGCATCGATCTTCCGGGCTTTCACCTATCCGTATATGGACCGGCCGAATCTGACCGTCTTGCCGAACGCGTTCGTCCGGCGCGTGATCATCGAGCGGCACCGGGCCATCGGCGTCGAGGTCCGCTATCGCAATCAACTGCGCCAATTCCTGGCCGGCACCGAGGTCGTCCTGTCCATGGGCGCGATCCACACGCCGAAGACCCTGATGCTCTCCGGGATCGGAGACGAACACCAACTGCGGCCCTTCGGGCTACCCCTCAAGCAGCACCTCCCCGGGGTGGGCCGCAACTTTCAGGACCATCCCGCGATCAGCTGCCTGTGGGAAAGGTCGAACGACGAGCCGATCCACTACACCGGCGACACGGCGTTGTTCTGGCCGAGTGAGGCCGGCGCCGACGAGCCCGACCTCTTCGCGTGCCAGGGTGCGCTCCTGATCGGAAGCATGGAGAACATCGCGCGATTCGGTCTGCCCGACGCGGGCTGGGGTTTTTTCGGCGGGCTCTCCCATCCCAAAAGTCGCGGCCGGGTGCAATTGACCGGCTCGGATCCAGATCGGCCCGTCAAGGTGGTGCACAACGCGCTGTCCGATCCCGACGACCTGCGACTGATCGCGAAATGCGTTGAGCAGCTTCGGGAAATCGGCAACTCGGAGCTGCTGCGGCCCTTCACGAGGCGCGAGGTGATGCCGGGCGATCTGAAGGGCGACGACCTGCTGAGCTATCTGCGCAACGGCGGACTGACCTACTGGCATTACGTCGGCTCGGCCAAGATGGGGCGCGACGCGTTCGCGGTCGTCGACGGCACCCTGAAGGTCTACGGCGTGGAGAATCTGCGCGTGGCCGATGGATCCATCATGCCGAGAATCACCGCGGCCAACACGATGGCACCTTGCGTGGTCATCGGGGAGCGCGCCGCCGCGGAGATCATCGCCGAGCACCGGCTGTCCGAGCCGGCAGCCAAAAGTAGTGCCTAG
- a CDS encoding Crp/Fnr family transcriptional regulator, translating to MHSPPAIALTPILMVVALLWWETTSPIGLTFGKQRHDGKALSAATLTTAEHAAATSHQAQSDAQRALIASGIFSRTSPEVVTALSKELHPERFSSGRVMGAQSDFGGYVYVIIAGKVKVSCQRYGGGEIVLKILGPSEIFGAITLFDPGPQDMRMTTLTEVLAVPIARDQLLTWVVERPEVCDQVLRLFARWVKAMTNSLVDFGFADAQGRIASRLLLLRKRFGQQEGDAVRVVHDLTADEFSQLAGVDPETIGATLRGFEANGWIRLEDDSIVIVDGHALSQLRQVSMGEVCDV from the coding sequence GTGCATAGTCCCCCCGCGATCGCCCTCACGCCCATCCTGATGGTGGTGGCGTTGTTGTGGTGGGAGACGACGAGTCCCATCGGGCTGACCTTCGGCAAGCAGCGCCACGACGGAAAGGCGTTGAGCGCGGCGACGTTAACCACTGCCGAGCATGCAGCCGCGACGTCACATCAGGCACAAAGCGACGCACAACGGGCGCTGATCGCGTCCGGAATATTCAGCAGGACTAGTCCCGAAGTGGTCACCGCCCTGTCCAAGGAGCTGCATCCCGAGCGCTTCTCATCCGGGCGCGTGATGGGCGCTCAAAGTGACTTCGGGGGCTACGTTTATGTGATCATCGCCGGGAAGGTCAAGGTCTCCTGCCAGCGTTACGGCGGTGGAGAGATCGTGCTGAAGATTCTGGGGCCATCGGAAATATTCGGTGCCATCACACTTTTCGACCCAGGACCGCAAGACATGCGGATGACCACGCTCACCGAAGTTCTCGCGGTGCCGATTGCCCGTGATCAGCTGCTGACGTGGGTGGTCGAACGCCCGGAGGTGTGCGACCAGGTGCTGCGTCTGTTCGCGCGGTGGGTGAAGGCGATGACGAACTCACTGGTCGACTTCGGGTTCGCCGACGCGCAGGGTCGCATTGCGAGCCGGCTGTTGTTGCTGAGGAAGCGATTTGGCCAACAGGAAGGTGATGCAGTGCGAGTGGTGCACGATCTCACCGCGGACGAATTCTCGCAGCTCGCGGGCGTTGATCCGGAGACAATCGGCGCGACGTTACGTGGATTCGAGGCCAATGGCTGGATCCGCCTTGAGGACGACAGCATCGTCATCGTCGACGGGCACGCCCTCAGTCAGTTACGGCAGGTAAGTATGGGGGAGGTTTGTGATGTTTGA
- a CDS encoding MarR family winged helix-turn-helix transcriptional regulator: protein MSALPSTEADEVRLNDMVCFALHAASRAVTATYRPLLEPLGLTYPQYLVLSALWERDDRTVGELVELLQLDYGTMTPLLKRLEKRGLVKRTRSPDDERSVIVGLTDEGMGLRTRAKGIYQSISDTFDLSPNRARTARRMLQSIIEKAND from the coding sequence GTGAGCGCCCTACCATCGACCGAGGCCGACGAGGTCCGACTCAACGACATGGTGTGCTTCGCGTTGCACGCGGCGTCGCGCGCCGTCACCGCGACTTACCGTCCGCTGCTCGAGCCGCTCGGCCTGACCTACCCGCAATATCTTGTGCTGTCGGCATTGTGGGAGCGCGACGACCGGACCGTGGGCGAGCTGGTCGAACTCTTGCAACTCGACTACGGGACGATGACGCCGCTGCTGAAGCGACTTGAAAAGCGGGGGCTGGTCAAACGAACCCGCAGCCCAGACGACGAGCGCAGTGTGATCGTCGGCCTGACCGATGAGGGCATGGGCCTGCGCACTCGTGCCAAGGGCATCTATCAGTCGATCAGCGACACGTTCGACTTGTCCCCGAATCGGGCCCGGACCG
- a CDS encoding SDR family oxidoreductase, with the protein MSSKVWFITGVSRGFGRLWALAALERGDKVAATARDTSTLADLQERFGDALLPLELDVTDRDAGFARVAQAHSHFGRLDVVVNNAGYGQFGFAEELSEDDVRAQMDTNFFGAIWITQAALPFLREQGSGHIVQVSSTGGLFGGPNLGLYCASKFALEAFSEALAFEVEPFGIKVTLVEPGLFATDWAGSSSRHASPLPVYAKRHEDAQAFAESILGEPSDPTATAAALLSVVDAEKPPLRVIFGASMLPIVKNIYQDRISGWEEWEHVGREASAPV; encoded by the coding sequence ATGTCATCGAAAGTGTGGTTCATCACCGGGGTTTCGCGTGGCTTCGGCCGGCTGTGGGCGCTGGCCGCGCTGGAAAGGGGAGACAAGGTCGCGGCTACCGCGCGCGATACGTCGACCCTCGCCGACCTCCAGGAACGCTTCGGCGACGCGCTGCTGCCGCTCGAACTTGATGTGACCGACCGCGACGCGGGCTTCGCCCGTGTGGCGCAGGCGCACTCGCACTTCGGCCGGCTCGATGTGGTGGTGAACAACGCCGGCTACGGGCAGTTCGGGTTCGCCGAGGAGCTCTCCGAAGACGACGTCCGGGCCCAGATGGACACGAACTTCTTTGGCGCCATATGGATAACGCAGGCAGCGTTGCCGTTCCTGCGCGAGCAAGGCAGTGGGCACATCGTTCAGGTGTCTTCGACAGGAGGCCTCTTCGGCGGGCCCAATTTAGGCCTGTACTGCGCCTCTAAATTCGCGTTGGAAGCTTTCAGCGAGGCCCTGGCGTTCGAGGTCGAGCCCTTTGGCATCAAGGTCACACTGGTCGAGCCCGGGCTTTTCGCGACGGACTGGGCCGGGTCGTCGTCCAGGCACGCCAGCCCGTTGCCGGTGTACGCCAAGCGCCATGAAGACGCCCAAGCGTTCGCGGAAAGCATTCTCGGGGAGCCGAGCGATCCCACGGCGACCGCCGCGGCGCTGCTCTCCGTCGTCGACGCGGAAAAGCCGCCGCTGCGCGTCATTTTCGGAGCTTCGATGCTGCCGATCGTGAAGAACATCTACCAGGACCGGATCAGCGGCTGGGAGGAATGGGAGCACGTCGGCCGGGAGGCCTCAGCCCCGGTCTAG
- a CDS encoding FAD-binding protein, whose amino-acid sequence MIVPDDNTFDVVIVGFGGAGACAAIAAAERGARVLVVDRSVGGGATALSGGVVYSGGGTRYQRAAGFEDTPENMFDYLRQEVDGAVDDETLRTFCEGSVQRLSWLERHGARFAGSLCDYKTSYPTDRHYLYFSGNERAYPYRLRATPAPRGHRQVAKGMGSGGALYRALRRSAEGLGVQFLPLTRAEEVVMAGGQVAGLRCRTVTDFNPLLLQHYWRTTRLRDKLTNWAPSLAGAVPTGAGRLWRRTTELMLGAPNVILAAGGFAFNRDMLLRYAPSFAGITPLGTPADDGGGIMLGTRVGGVSGQLDSVAAWRFLSPPAALLEGITVGLSGERIANEDLYGATHANVMVRKFGGRGFLLLDSGMWKRARAQLPNQTTRLQRLQMSVVFTADHRKAETLPELAAQLGISQSGLAATVAAYNDAAEAGREDPAHKSPAMCRPLRCGPYYGIDISVRPSLAYFVPGMTLGGLRVDGASGRVLDEARSPIRGLYAAGRTAVGVCSNSYVNGLALADCVFSGIRAGEHAAISNHLGMRELDRGATGVE is encoded by the coding sequence GTGATTGTCCCTGACGACAACACCTTCGATGTCGTGATCGTTGGCTTCGGCGGGGCTGGTGCGTGTGCGGCCATCGCCGCGGCCGAACGTGGTGCCCGGGTACTTGTCGTGGATCGGTCGGTGGGCGGGGGTGCCACGGCTTTGTCGGGGGGAGTGGTGTATTCGGGCGGCGGGACGCGCTACCAGCGAGCCGCCGGTTTCGAGGACACCCCGGAGAACATGTTCGACTACCTGCGACAGGAGGTTGACGGCGCGGTCGACGACGAGACACTGCGCACGTTCTGCGAGGGCAGTGTGCAACGGCTTTCGTGGCTGGAGCGCCACGGCGCCCGGTTCGCCGGCTCACTGTGTGACTACAAGACGTCTTATCCGACCGACCGGCACTACCTGTACTTCTCCGGCAACGAACGCGCCTACCCCTACCGCCTGCGCGCCACACCGGCTCCGCGCGGACATCGGCAGGTCGCCAAGGGCATGGGCTCGGGCGGCGCGCTGTACCGGGCGCTGCGCCGGTCCGCAGAGGGGCTGGGCGTGCAGTTCCTGCCCCTGACCCGTGCCGAGGAGGTCGTGATGGCAGGCGGGCAGGTGGCCGGGTTGCGCTGCCGCACTGTCACCGACTTCAATCCGCTTTTGCTGCAACACTATTGGCGTACAACGCGGTTGCGCGACAAGCTAACGAATTGGGCTCCCAGCCTCGCTGGTGCGGTTCCCACCGGCGCGGGACGATTGTGGCGGCGTACGACCGAGCTGATGCTTGGCGCGCCGAACGTGATCCTGGCCGCCGGCGGGTTTGCGTTCAACCGCGACATGTTGCTGCGCTATGCACCATCGTTCGCCGGGATAACGCCGCTGGGAACACCAGCCGACGACGGTGGCGGCATCATGCTCGGGACACGAGTCGGCGGAGTATCCGGGCAGCTGGACAGCGTGGCCGCCTGGCGGTTCCTGAGTCCGCCGGCGGCGTTGCTGGAGGGCATCACCGTGGGACTCAGTGGCGAACGCATCGCCAACGAAGATCTGTACGGCGCCACCCACGCCAACGTGATGGTGCGCAAGTTCGGCGGGCGCGGCTTCCTCCTCCTTGATTCCGGAATGTGGAAGCGGGCACGCGCTCAGTTGCCGAACCAGACTACGCGGCTGCAACGACTGCAGATGTCCGTCGTTTTCACCGCCGACCACCGCAAGGCCGAGACACTGCCCGAACTTGCTGCACAGCTTGGAATTTCGCAGTCGGGCCTGGCGGCTACCGTGGCGGCCTACAACGACGCCGCCGAAGCGGGTCGCGAAGATCCGGCGCACAAGTCACCGGCGATGTGTCGCCCACTCAGATGTGGGCCGTACTACGGCATCGACATCTCGGTTCGGCCCTCGCTGGCCTACTTCGTGCCGGGTATGACGTTGGGCGGGTTGCGGGTGGATGGGGCCAGCGGCCGGGTGTTGGACGAGGCGAGATCCCCGATTCGTGGGCTCTATGCCGCCGGCCGCACCGCGGTAGGCGTCTGCTCGAACTCCTATGTCAACGGACTGGCGCTGGCGGACTGCGTGTTCTCGGGCATCCGTGCGGGCGAACACGCCGCCATCAGCAACCATCTCGGAATGCGCGAATTAGACAGGGGGGCAACGGGTGTCGAATGA
- a CDS encoding nitronate monooxygenase — MFDRFALGDLSVRVLGAPMAGGPSTPALAAAISNGGGLGFLAGAMVSAEELADSILAARRLTSGPLGVNLFVPQARVATVDELRTFAAALEDEAQHYGVALGEPHDDDDEYAAKLDVVCDLRPEVVSFTFGPPSEAACIRLSDAGILTLATVTTVREALIAVSFGVSAVVAQGPDAGGHRATFDPIAPPPADPLDDLVSALVACFDCPVVAAGGLGTPEAVRRARDAGAAAAQVGTAFLLADEAGTNPVHRAALRDPQFSETVVTRAFTGRYARALRNRFIDQHDTHSVFGFPQAAMITGPVQAAAVKLGDPHGVGMWTGAAFRNVRTGSATDIVQELAG; from the coding sequence ATGTTTGATCGATTTGCGTTGGGGGATTTGAGTGTTCGGGTTCTCGGCGCACCCATGGCGGGTGGGCCGTCGACGCCGGCGTTGGCGGCCGCCATATCCAACGGCGGCGGCCTGGGATTTCTCGCGGGGGCCATGGTATCCGCCGAAGAATTGGCCGACTCGATCCTCGCCGCACGCAGGCTCACGTCAGGCCCACTGGGAGTGAATCTCTTTGTGCCCCAGGCTCGGGTGGCCACCGTCGACGAACTGCGCACGTTCGCGGCCGCCCTCGAGGACGAGGCGCAACACTACGGCGTTGCGCTGGGCGAGCCGCATGACGATGACGACGAGTACGCGGCGAAGCTCGACGTGGTGTGCGATCTGCGACCGGAAGTGGTTTCCTTCACCTTCGGCCCGCCGAGCGAAGCCGCGTGCATCCGACTCAGCGATGCCGGCATCCTGACCCTCGCGACGGTGACCACCGTGCGAGAAGCGCTGATCGCAGTCAGCTTTGGCGTGAGCGCAGTGGTGGCGCAGGGCCCCGACGCGGGTGGGCATCGGGCCACCTTCGACCCGATCGCTCCACCCCCGGCCGACCCTCTCGACGACCTGGTCTCGGCCCTGGTTGCCTGTTTCGACTGTCCTGTCGTCGCGGCCGGAGGACTGGGGACTCCCGAGGCCGTGCGCCGGGCGCGGGATGCAGGTGCGGCTGCGGCGCAAGTCGGCACCGCGTTCTTGCTGGCCGACGAAGCCGGAACAAACCCGGTGCACCGTGCGGCATTGCGCGATCCACAGTTCAGCGAAACCGTGGTGACGCGAGCGTTCACCGGACGGTATGCGCGCGCGTTGCGCAACCGATTCATCGACCAGCACGACACCCACTCGGTGTTCGGGTTCCCCCAGGCCGCCATGATCACCGGCCCCGTCCAGGCGGCCGCGGTGAAGCTGGGCGACCCGCACGGCGTCGGTATGTGGACGGGTGCGGCGTTCCGCAACGTTCGAACGGGTTCGGCCACCGACATCGTGCAAGAACTGGCGGGTTGA